GATCTTTTTAATTGGGCAAAAAATGAAGATGATGAATATTATCCAAAAATGGATTCATTTTTTAGAAAACATATAAAATAAGATATCAATATATTTTATACTCAATTAAAAGTTTAGGGAACTTTTTAAGGGTCTTTTTATAAATAGTAATCTCAAAAGCCTTTATATTAACAAACTTAAATCTCCGGACACCCAATATACAATCTAATCTTTTAATTTCAACCTCAAATAAACTTTATACTTTAATTTATCTAATTTAATAGACAATTCTTCAATATCATTGGCTTCTAATATTTCTTGCATTTTCTTATAATTTCTTATTTTTTCATCAGTAATATCAACTATTAATAAATCTTTACTTGTAAAAGATTTACTATTAACAGTATCAATCATTTCTTGTATACTTTCTTTATTAACTTTTTTATATAACTTCCCATTTCTATGGTAAACTTTATCAAAATATCCTTGTTCTTCAAAGCTCATAATATTTATCCTCAAATTTAAACTATTAATATATTATCTAAAAATTTCTCATATTATAATCAAATCAATTTACAAATTATGATAAAATACAAAATAATTTAGGAGTAATAATGATAAATAAAACTAAAAAAGAGATATATGATTTTAGCTCAAATATTAAAACTAGTAAAAACAGTGATGAACTTTTAAACTATATCAATTATAGCTTTTATTCAAGTATCAAATTGCTAATAAGTATTTCAAAGGTATTTTCTATTTATTGGAAAGTAGTTTTACCTATAATTATCACAATTTCTATATTAACTCTATTGTCACTTGTTGAAAAGTTTCCTTCTATTTTAAGCACTGAAGTTTCTTTTGCTATTTTAGCTTTTTTAATAGCTTTTAAATTTTATTATATTTCTAGTTCAAAAAAATATTTTATTCATTGTATTGAAGAGATTAAAAAAACTTTCTAGACTAGTTTTCATTTCCTTCGATAATATTATAAGATAAGCTCGAAACTACACCGTCTTCGACGATATAAGATATTTCAATTGGTCTGCAACAAACCTCACAATCATCAATTAATGTTGTGTATTCATAAACACCAGTATCAACCAAAACTGTAACAGCTTGTAAGCAATAAGGGCATTGTATATTCATTTCTTCCATGATTATTCCTTTTATTCGTTTATTTTTATAATATCATTTTTAATTAAAAGCATTTTTATAACACTTCCAACTGAACGATATTCTAAATTTGCATACTCTTCAAGCTGCTTTTTTTGACTTGGAGTTAGGGCTATTGTTAAAGATGCATTCGATTGTTCTTTTTTAACTTTACTTCCAAGAGGACGTCCTGCTTTTTGTTTTTGTAAATCTTTATGTGTAAAATTCTCTTTACTTTGTGTATTTTTTAAATTATCAAACTTTGCTCTTGCCATAATAACTCCTAATAAATTCTATTATTCTAAATACTCTTCTATTTTCTTTACAAAATCTTTCATAATTCCGCTTATTTTCCTGTATGTGTGTTTTCTTAAGCCTGAACTATTTGCAAATTCGATTATACTAACACCTTCATTTTCAACTGTTTGTAAAGCTCTTGTATGTGGTATTACGAAAAAATCAATCTCATCTTGTGTATTTTCTTTTATGAAACTTATTGATTCTTCAACATCTTTATCATTTAAAACTGCATTCACTACAAATAACACAGGTACATTTTGAGTTTTTACTCTGTTATAACTTTTTAGTGTAGTTCCAAGAGAATTAATAGTTGGGTTAAAGGGAATGATAATCAAATCAGCACTTTTAGATATCTCATCTAATCTTAAATCATCAAAACCACCAAAATCATAAATAACATCACCCTCTTTTATTTCAGGTACTTTTTCATTTAGTTCAACTTTATAAACAATATCATCACCTAATGTATCATTTAACATTCCATATGGATCTAATTCGATTATAGTTGTATCAAAATAAAGTGCTAATTGAGTTGCAAGCATTGACTTTCCAACTCCACCTTTTTGATTATATATAATTATTTGCATTTATATACCTTGTAATATAATATTTTATAGTATATTACAATTATTTCTCTTGTTTTTAATTTAAATAAAATTAATATATTTAGATATAATTTATTACAAGGTAATTAAATATATTAAATTATAAAATTGATATAATAATAAATATTTAAAAAAGGATATAAAATCGCAAATTTTGAATTAAAAACACCCTATTTAGCAGCAGATGGAATAATTAAGCTCTATAATACTAAAGAAGAATTTCAAGGAATAGTTTTAATACAAAGATTAAATGAACCAAAAGGAATAGCAATTCCTGGTGGCTTTGTAGATGTAGGTGAAAGTGTAGAAGATGCAGCAATACGAGAAATGAAAGAAGAAGTAACTTTAGATGTGAGTATTGAAAAACTTCAAGGTGTTTATTCAAACCCAAAAAGAGATAAAAGATTTCATTGCGCATCATGCGTTTTTGTATGTAAAGCTTATGGAACACCAAAAGCAGCTGATGATGCAAAAGAAGTTTATATCTATCCTATAAAAGATATTCCTTATGAAAAACTAGTTTTTGATCATGCAGAAATTTTAAGAGATTTTGTTAAGAACTTTAATACAAAAAAATAAGTGCTTTTTAAGCACATTATAATAAAATATGAAACTTTTAAAAAAGGATACAATATTGGAACCACAATATGAAAAAATCATAGTATTAGTTATAGTACTTTTAGCAGGTTTTGTAACTTGGAAAATGGTAAAAGATTTTTATATTACAAAAATGCATAAAGTAATTGCACACTTAATAGCAGTTGCAACTTCATCGTTTATGTTATTATCAACGATGTTTTTATTTATGCCAAAGAACTATCAAAGAGGAACAGGTCCAGAAGTAGAACTAAGCTTCATGTCTGTTATTACTGTATTCGTGATGGTTGCAGTACTTTATGTATTTTTCAAATACGCACCTCAAAGCACAAAAAAGAAATAGACTTTAAGTCTTTTCTTTTTTTAAATCACTAAATGATATCAATTATTATTAACTTTATTATTAATACTTGCAGATAAAATATAATGATAACTACAATCAATATAAGCTAACTTTTAACTTTCTTTCATTATTATTCCACACAAATAAATGACTTCTCCTAAGAATTCAAATATAAAAAGGAAAAATAAATGAAAAAACAATTAAGTATTATTACAAGCGCGGTAATTTTATCAACTAGTTTTGCATATGCAGAATCTGAAAATGTAAATGAAGCTTTCAAAAATGGAAGTGTATCAGGTGATTTATCAGCGTACACTCAACAAGTTGATGATGGAACATCTAAATCAGGATTTTCATCTGCAACATTTGGTTTAAATTATGAAACAGGTAGTGTAAATGGATTTTCTGCACAAGCTGGATTTAGAGCAAATCATGAATTATCAAGTAAAAATGATGGTGACTATAATGGTGAGTTTGCAAATAATGCATTAATGACATTAGCTAATATTAAATACTCAAATAATATTGCAACTATAATTGCAGGTAGACAAGAGATAGATTTAGAATGGATTGGTGATTACAATGATGCACTTTTAGCAAAACTAACACCAATGGATAACCTTGAAATAACAGCAGCTTTTGCAAGAAGACAAGCAGCGGCTGGTGTTGATGAAAGTACAGATTTTGAAAAAATCGGAGAAGATGGTGTATATTTAATTGATGCGAAATTTGAAGCATTAAAAGGTTTAGTACTAAACCCTTACTTTTATGAAGCAAAAGATGTAGCTTCTTACTATGGTTTAAAAGCTACTTTTGATAATGATATGTTTGGACTTACAGGACATTATGCACAGAGTAATGAAGACGATAATTCAATAAAAGATGCTTCTATTTATAATCTAGAAGCTAGAACATCAGTAGCAAATCTTGACTTAGCTCTTGGATATATTAAAACAGATGAAGATATTTCTTCAATTGCAACAGCTGGAGATAATATTGACCCTACGGAAGAAATTGGTGACTCTGTATATGCAACAGATTCAAAAACTATATATGCAAGTGCAGGATATACAATTGCAGATATTGAATTATCAGCAGGATATGCTCAAGCTAAATATTCAAATAATAAAGATAAAGAGTTTGTTGTTGGTGCAGGGTATAGTTTTGTAGAAAATTTATCTGCTGAAGTTTTATATGTTGATTATGAAATTGCAGATGTTGATCAATCAAAGGTTGCTGCAACACTTACATACGAATTTTAATAAATACTAATTAATTACATTCTAAAAGGGAAAAGGCTTTTGTCTTTTCCCTTTTTTTATATCTTTTTATTTAAATGATAATTACTATCAGTATTAATAAAAGATTAAGCTTTATTATATATAATACTAATAACAATTATCAATATAAGGATTGAATTATGAATGAATTAGTAATCAAAAATAAAAAAGACCTAGTGAAACCTACAGGTTGTACTTGTATGTGGGGAAAATAAAATGAGTGTATTAATTATAGGAGGAGATCAAATCTCTTCAATTTCAACAATGCTTAAAGGTCTTGGTGCCCAAACAATCAATCATTGGGATGCAAGAAAAAAGTCTTCAGCTCCAAAAAAGAAAGTACCACAAGATACTGACTGTATTTTAATGCTTACATCATTTTTAAATCATAATACAATGCTTAAATATAAAAATGAAGCTAAAAAGAAAAATATTCCTTTTATCTGTGCAAAAAGATCAGTTTCATGTGTATATGAAGAGTATGTAAAAATCATGGGAATTGAAAATTGTGATCAATGTTATGCCAATTGTAAAGGAAAAAAATAATGGACTTTACTAATTTCGTAGGATTTGATGGGAAAAAAGAGCTATTACCATGTGGCTTTGATACTTTTGATTCTGAAGTAAAATTAAGACAACTATTTTTACACCTTAGTAATTTTGTTTTAAATTCAATATGTCATTTTAATAAATATGAACAAAAAAACTTTGCAAAAATTCCTTTAAAGAATGCATTTGAATCAAAAATTAAAAGCTTATTGCCTTTACACAAATTAAATAGATTAAATAACTTTGATAAAAATAGAAAATTCAATCTTTGTTCAAGTTCAACAAGAATCATAAATAACTATTACAATCCAAAAACAAGTCAAAGATTAATAGTAAATAGTAAAAAACTAATACCAGCAGCAAAGTTAATATCACACTGTTTTATAAACAATAAGATGCAGTTATTAATGGATAAAAATCTTTTATTTCATGAATTTGTTCTTGAAAAACTAAGAAAACTACATAAAGACAAAGAAGTTTTAGACTTAGGTGATTCAATTTCAATAAAACAAAAAGATGTTTGTGCACTTAAAATATATACATCATGGAAAAATATTCAAAGAAAAGATCCAAATATTGAAAAAGAAGTTAATCATGCAATAAACGTTATAAAAGAAGGAGATTACAATCAAGTATATTTAATTTATCCAAAAGATAATGATTTTACTAGACATATACCAGTTTATGTAGAAGAATTAAAATATAAAACATATCAAATAAAAGCAATACCTTATTCTTTAAGGTCAATTATAAGAAAAAATATATAGGAGTTAAAAATGTCAACAGCCTTATTTTATGCAAGTAGTACAGGAAATTCAGAAGAGATTGCAGATAAAATTGCAAGTGAACTTGGAGGGATTGAAATTTTTGATCTAAGTTCTTCTAGTGTTGAAAAAATCAATGAATATGATAAAGTGATTTTAGGTGGTTCAACATGGGGTGATGGTGAATTAAATGATGATTGGGATGAAGCTTGGGATTCATTTAAAACGCTTGATTTAACAGATAAAACAATAGCATTATTTGGTTTAGGTGATCAAGATGGTTATCCTGATGAATTTTGTAGTGCTTTAGGAATTATTTATGAACAAGTAAGTACTAGTGGTGCTAAAATTGTAGGTTTTACATCGACTGATGGTTATGATTTTGATGATTCAAAAGCTGTAATAGATGGAAAATTTGTAGGTTTAGTTATTGATGAAGATAATCAAGATGATTTGACTGATGAAAGAATTTCATCATGGGCTGAAAATATCAAAGCTGATATTCTATAAAAATATATTAAGAGGTCAAACTCTTAATATATTATTGACAATCTGAACATACACCATATAGTTGCATTGAGTGACTTGTAATTTTAAACTTATTCTTCTTAGCAATTCTTTCTTGTCTTTTTTCTATTTCATCATCTAAAAATTCAATAATTTTACCACACTCTGTACAAATTAAGTGATCATGATGAGATTTTGCATTACTTTCATATTTTTTACCATCTGTTCCAAAGTTAATAGATGTGATTAAATCAACTTCTTCAAGAAAACTAAGTGCTCTATATACTGTAGCAATACCAATATTTGAGTTGTTATCTTGTGATTTTATTTCGTTATAAACTTCTTCAGCTGTTAAATGGTCTTCTGCGTGAATTAATATATTTAATACGATTTCTCTTTGTTCTGTATATTTAAGACCTTTTTGCTTAACAATCTTTTTTAGTTCTTCAATTGCCTCTTCTGTGCTAATCATATAAATGTGCCTCTTAATAGTTATCTAATTTGAAAATAGTATAGCTAAAGTTTTTTTAAAACACAACAGCAATTATTATCCCTTGACAATAATCCTTATAATAATAGTTGATATCAATCAAGTATTAGTAATCTTAATTTCGTTATAATAATCATTATTAATTTTACAAAGGTAAACAATGACTCTAGATAAACTAAATATCGGAGAAAGTGCAATAATAAAAGCAGTAAACTGCGAAAATGCACTTAAGAATAGATTCTATTCTTTTGGAATGGTAAAAGGTTCAAAAGTATATATAGAAGAAGTGACTTTAACAAAAAGTACAATGGAGATAAGAATCAATACAACTAAAGTTGCAATTAGATTATCAGAAGCTAAAAAAATCGAGATAGAAAATGAACAATAAAGTAATAAAAGTTGCATTAGTTGGACAGCCTAATGTTGGTAAATCAATGCTTATTAACTCTATATCAAATGCGAGATTAAGAGTTGGAAACTTTTCAGGTGTAACAGTTACAAAAGAAGAAGTATTTTTAGATTACAAAGGTTATAAAATCGAAATTACTGATTTACCGGGTGCTTATTCTTTAAATGACTATACACTAGAAGAAAAAGTTACAAAAGAGTTTTTGGATAATTCTCCTTATGACATAATATTAAATGTATTAGACTCAACAAATCTAGAAAGAAATCTTTACTTAACATCAGAATTATTAGCATTAGATAAAAAAATGATTATTGCATTAAATATGATTGATGAAGCACAAAAAGAATCAATACAAATTGATGAGAAGCAATTAGGTAAAATTCTTGGAAAACCTTGTTTTAAAACTAGTGCTGCAAAGAATATTGGTATTAATGAACTAGTTGAAGCAATTGTAAAAAAGTTTGAAGATCAAAAACTTCCAACAAAATTAATATTTTCAGATGTAATTGAAGAAGAAATTGAAAATATTTCAAATTTATTTAAAGATACTGGATTTAAAACACATTGTACTTTTAGAGAACTAGCACTCAAACTTTTAAAAGAAGATAAGCAAACCTATAAAATGTTCCATGATGAACCAATATGGGTTAAGTTACAACCTATTTTAAATCATGCTTTTGAACATATGTATATTCACTATAATACTAAAAATATAGAAGATATATTTAATGATGAAAAATTTGCTTTTGCAAAAGGTGCAGTTACAGAAACAACTAAGCAAAAAATTTCAACTGCAAAAACACTAACTGAAAAAATTGATTCAATTTTAATTCATAAAATATTTGGTATTCCAATTTTTCTTTTCCTAATGTGGGGAATATTTCAATTAACTTTTGTACTTGGAAATATTCCTATGGATATGATTGACTCATTTTTTGCAAGTTTAATTGATGCAACAAAACAAGTCCTAGGAGATAATCAAATTTCATCCATGATTGCAGATGGTGCAATAGCAGGTGTAGGTGCAGTTATTTTATTTGTGCCAAATATTGTGATTTTATTCTTTGGTATTACCTTGCTTGAAACAACTGGATATATGAGTAGAGTAGCCTTTTTATTAGATGGATTTTTCCATAAATTTGGACTTCATGGAAAGTCATTTATTCCTTTAGTTACAGGTTTTGGATGTTCAGTTCCAGCTTACATGGCAGCACGTACTTTAAAAAATGAAAAAGATAGATTACTTACATTATTTATTATTGGATTTATGTCTTGTGGTGCAAGATTACCTATTTATGTACTTTTTACTGGTGCTTTTTTCTCACCTGAAAATGCTGGAAATATAATATTTCTAATATATATTTCTGGTGCAATTTTAGGATTAATTGCAGCTAAGGTATTAAAAATTGTAGTATTTAAAAGTGAAGATGAACCTTTTGTAATGGAAATGCCAAAATATAGAATGCCTTCAACAAAACTAATATGGCATACCGTTTCAAACCAAGCTTATATGTATTTAAAGAAAGCTGGAACATATATTTTAGCAGCTTCAATATTAATCTGGTTTGCTTCAAACTATCCTAAATATCCATTAATTGAAGATGAATATTCAGTAAAAATCGAGCAAGCTGTAAGTGAAGAAGAACAGCAATATTTATCAGATAAACTTGCTTTATATAATTTAGAGAATTCATATTTAGGTATTATTGGTAAATTTTCAGAGCCACTTTTTGCACCTTTAGGATATGATTGGAAAATGACGATAGCCTTAGAAACTGGTCTTGCTGCAAAAGAAATCGTTGTTTCTACGCTAGGTATCTTATATGGTTTAGGGGAAGAAAATGATGAAAA
This sequence is a window from Poseidonibacter parvus. Protein-coding genes within it:
- a CDS encoding CPXCG motif-containing cysteine-rich protein, yielding MNIQCPYCLQAVTVLVDTGVYEYTTLIDDCEVCCRPIEISYIVEDGVVSSLSYNIIEGNEN
- a CDS encoding ParA family protein, whose protein sequence is MQIIIYNQKGGVGKSMLATQLALYFDTTIIELDPYGMLNDTLGDDIVYKVELNEKVPEIKEGDVIYDFGGFDDLRLDEISKSADLIIIPFNPTINSLGTTLKSYNRVKTQNVPVLFVVNAVLNDKDVEESISFIKENTQDEIDFFVIPHTRALQTVENEGVSIIEFANSSGLRKHTYRKISGIMKDFVKKIEEYLE
- a CDS encoding NUDIX hydrolase — encoded protein: MIKLYNTKEEFQGIVLIQRLNEPKGIAIPGGFVDVGESVEDAAIREMKEEVTLDVSIEKLQGVYSNPKRDKRFHCASCVFVCKAYGTPKAADDAKEVYIYPIKDIPYEKLVFDHAEILRDFVKNFNTKK
- a CDS encoding Opr family porin; this translates as MKKQLSIITSAVILSTSFAYAESENVNEAFKNGSVSGDLSAYTQQVDDGTSKSGFSSATFGLNYETGSVNGFSAQAGFRANHELSSKNDGDYNGEFANNALMTLANIKYSNNIATIIAGRQEIDLEWIGDYNDALLAKLTPMDNLEITAAFARRQAAAGVDESTDFEKIGEDGVYLIDAKFEALKGLVLNPYFYEAKDVASYYGLKATFDNDMFGLTGHYAQSNEDDNSIKDASIYNLEARTSVANLDLALGYIKTDEDISSIATAGDNIDPTEEIGDSVYATDSKTIYASAGYTIADIELSAGYAQAKYSNNKDKEFVVGAGYSFVENLSAEVLYVDYEIADVDQSKVAATLTYEF
- a CDS encoding DUF2325 domain-containing protein encodes the protein MSVLIIGGDQISSISTMLKGLGAQTINHWDARKKSSAPKKKVPQDTDCILMLTSFLNHNTMLKYKNEAKKKNIPFICAKRSVSCVYEEYVKIMGIENCDQCYANCKGKK
- a CDS encoding flavodoxin — protein: MSTALFYASSTGNSEEIADKIASELGGIEIFDLSSSSVEKINEYDKVILGGSTWGDGELNDDWDEAWDSFKTLDLTDKTIALFGLGDQDGYPDEFCSALGIIYEQVSTSGAKIVGFTSTDGYDFDDSKAVIDGKFVGLVIDEDNQDDLTDERISSWAENIKADIL
- a CDS encoding Fur family transcriptional regulator → MISTEEAIEELKKIVKQKGLKYTEQREIVLNILIHAEDHLTAEEVYNEIKSQDNNSNIGIATVYRALSFLEEVDLITSINFGTDGKKYESNAKSHHDHLICTECGKIIEFLDDEIEKRQERIAKKNKFKITSHSMQLYGVCSDCQ
- a CDS encoding FeoA family protein, which codes for MTLDKLNIGESAIIKAVNCENALKNRFYSFGMVKGSKVYIEEVTLTKSTMEIRINTTKVAIRLSEAKKIEIENEQ
- the feoB gene encoding ferrous iron transport protein B codes for the protein MNNKVIKVALVGQPNVGKSMLINSISNARLRVGNFSGVTVTKEEVFLDYKGYKIEITDLPGAYSLNDYTLEEKVTKEFLDNSPYDIILNVLDSTNLERNLYLTSELLALDKKMIIALNMIDEAQKESIQIDEKQLGKILGKPCFKTSAAKNIGINELVEAIVKKFEDQKLPTKLIFSDVIEEEIENISNLFKDTGFKTHCTFRELALKLLKEDKQTYKMFHDEPIWVKLQPILNHAFEHMYIHYNTKNIEDIFNDEKFAFAKGAVTETTKQKISTAKTLTEKIDSILIHKIFGIPIFLFLMWGIFQLTFVLGNIPMDMIDSFFASLIDATKQVLGDNQISSMIADGAIAGVGAVILFVPNIVILFFGITLLETTGYMSRVAFLLDGFFHKFGLHGKSFIPLVTGFGCSVPAYMAARTLKNEKDRLLTLFIIGFMSCGARLPIYVLFTGAFFSPENAGNIIFLIYISGAILGLIAAKVLKIVVFKSEDEPFVMEMPKYRMPSTKLIWHTVSNQAYMYLKKAGTYILAASILIWFASNYPKYPLIEDEYSVKIEQAVSEEEQQYLSDKLALYNLENSYLGIIGKFSEPLFAPLGYDWKMTIALETGLAAKEIVVSTLGILYGLGEENDENSKGLIEKIRNNIPFASAVSFIVFVMIYLPCLAASMVFAKEAGGWKYLVYLFVFTTITAWVLAFVAYNITKLIV